A single region of the Anas platyrhynchos isolate ZD024472 breed Pekin duck chromosome 6, IASCAAS_PekinDuck_T2T, whole genome shotgun sequence genome encodes:
- the SFXN2 gene encoding sideroflexin-2 isoform X1, with amino-acid sequence MAETPAVPLGFDIDAPRWDQSTFMGRLRHFLTITDPRTAVVPERELDRAREVVASCRAGLVPPGSSREQLLYAKKLYDSAFHPDSGEKMNLIGRMSFQVPGGMALTGCMLQFYRTVPAVVFWQWVNQSFNAIVNYTNRNAASPISLAQIGVAYVTATGTALATAVGLNLYTKRAPPLLARWVPFAAVAAANCVNIPMMRQQEIINGVTVTDEDNNELGRSRRAAVKGIAQVVVSRITMAAPGMIILPIIMERLEKFPFMQRIRVLHAPLQVLLCGGFLVFMVPAACALFPQRCSLALASLEPELRDSIVAKHGDKVPYVYFNKGL; translated from the exons ATGGCCGAAACGCCCGCCGTCCCCCTCGGCTTCGACATCGATGCCCCACGATGGGACCAGAGCACGTTTATGGGGCGCCTCCGGCACTTCCTCACCATCACCGACCCGCGCACGGCTGTGGTGCCTGAGCGGGAGCTGGACCGGGCACGGGAGGTGGTGGCGAGCTGCAG GGCCGGGCTGGTGCCGCCGGGCAGCAGCCGGGAGCAGCTGCTGTACGCCAAGAAGCTCTACGACTCGGCCTTCCACCCCGACAGCGGCGAGAAGATGAACCTCATCGGCAGGATGTCCTTCCAGGTGCCCGGGGGCATGGCCCTCACCGGCTGCATGCTGCAGTTCTACCG GACGGTGCCGGCCGTGGTTTTCTGGCAGTGGGTGAACCAATCCTTCAACGCCATCGTCAACTACACCAACCGCAACGCCGCCTCCCCCATCTCGCTGGC GCAAATCGGAGTGGCCTACGTCACGGCCACCGGTACGGCCCTGGCCACCGCGGTGGGGCTCAACCTCTACACCAAG CGAGCCCCCCCTTTGCTCGCCCGCTGGGTCCCGTTCGCAGCTGTGGCCGCCGCCAACTGCGTGAACATCCCGATGATGAGGCAGCA GGAGATCATCAACGGGGTCACGGTGACGGACGAGGACAACAACGAGCTGGGACGCTCCAGG AGGGCGGCGGTGAAGGGCATCGCGCAGGTCGTGGTCTCCAGGATCACCATGGCAGCTCCGGGCATGA TTATCCTGCCCATCATCATGGAGCGGCTGGAGAAGTTTCCCTTCATGCAG CGCATTCGGGTTCTCCACGCGCCGCTGCAGGTGCTGCTCTGCGGGGGGTT CCTCGTGTTCATGGTGCCAGCTGCCTGCGCCCTGTTCCCACAGAGATG CTCCCTCGCGCTGGCTAGCCTGGAGCCGGAGCTGCGGGACAGCATTGTGGCCAAGCACGGGGACAAAGTGCCATACGTCTACTTCAACAAGGGGCTGTGA
- the SFXN2 gene encoding sideroflexin-2 isoform X2 — protein MAETPAVPLGFDIDAPRWDQSTFMGRLRHFLTITDPRTAVVPERELDRAREVVASCRAGLVPPGSSREQLLYAKKLYDSAFHPDSGEKMNLIGRMSFQVPGGMALTGCMLQFYRTVPAVVFWQWVNQSFNAIVNYTNRNAASPISLAQIGVAYVTATGTALATAVGLNLYTKGDHQRGHGDGRGQQRAGTLQEGGGEGHRAGRGLQDHHGSSGHDYPAHHHGAAGEVSLHAAHSGSPRAAAGAALRGVPRVHGASCLRPVPTEMLPRAG, from the exons ATGGCCGAAACGCCCGCCGTCCCCCTCGGCTTCGACATCGATGCCCCACGATGGGACCAGAGCACGTTTATGGGGCGCCTCCGGCACTTCCTCACCATCACCGACCCGCGCACGGCTGTGGTGCCTGAGCGGGAGCTGGACCGGGCACGGGAGGTGGTGGCGAGCTGCAG GGCCGGGCTGGTGCCGCCGGGCAGCAGCCGGGAGCAGCTGCTGTACGCCAAGAAGCTCTACGACTCGGCCTTCCACCCCGACAGCGGCGAGAAGATGAACCTCATCGGCAGGATGTCCTTCCAGGTGCCCGGGGGCATGGCCCTCACCGGCTGCATGCTGCAGTTCTACCG GACGGTGCCGGCCGTGGTTTTCTGGCAGTGGGTGAACCAATCCTTCAACGCCATCGTCAACTACACCAACCGCAACGCCGCCTCCCCCATCTCGCTGGC GCAAATCGGAGTGGCCTACGTCACGGCCACCGGTACGGCCCTGGCCACCGCGGTGGGGCTCAACCTCTACACCAAG GGAGATCATCAACGGGGTCACGGTGACGGACGAGGACAACAACGAGCTGGGACGCTCCAGG AGGGCGGCGGTGAAGGGCATCGCGCAGGTCGTGGTCTCCAGGATCACCATGGCAGCTCCGGGCATGA TTATCCTGCCCATCATCATGGAGCGGCTGGAGAAGTTTCCCTTCATGCAG CGCATTCGGGTTCTCCACGCGCCGCTGCAGGTGCTGCTCTGCGGGGGGTT CCTCGTGTTCATGGTGCCAGCTGCCTGCGCCCTGTTCCCACAGAGATG CTCCCTCGCGCTGGCTAG